The Rhodamnia argentea isolate NSW1041297 chromosome 10, ASM2092103v1, whole genome shotgun sequence sequence ATTACCCAATCAGTTAACAAAAATGATTTGAGTCAGGGCACACTACTGCAACGTGAAACGTTTTCTCTGATAACGTCACCGGAAGATACTCTTATATCTAAGCAAGTACGAGAGCAGCTTCATTTTTTACTGTACTTCTTAGCACTCTGGAAGCTTCAAAACCCAGTTACCGAACCATATGGAGGGAACTTTCCCCGACCCCACCTACTTATTGCACTTGTAAAACATGAACGATTGCATAACTACCGTGAAACGTGGAATACGTGCCCGTGACAATTGAACTTTAGGCGCTTCAATTAAGCTTTTGAGTGTCCGAGTCGGAAATGGCAACAGGATCATATTGAGATGGTGGAATGACAATCACTGAATGTTAACAATCAAGATATGCAGTATGTGCTCTGCCTTGTGGGCCTTGGGGACCTTGTGTTTGCCATCCCAGGTGTAGGATTTGTGCATGTCAAAAATCTTATGAACTGCGACAGAGCAAAGCAGGCTTGTAACCCCAAAAATGCAAAGTGATAAGCAGGCACTTGGACCGACAGAACAGATCATTTATTAGATCGCAGCACAAAGAAAAGACGGTACTAGAATGACGAGCAACAGCAGATATATCCCATACAGCAACACCAGATAAGTCCCATATTATAATCAGTatttaaaagatgtaaaaaaAGGTCACAAAAGCTTGAAATCGAACGAAGGTCCTAGCCAAACATTGGATCTGAATACATGAAGTCTAACACAAGAAAACTCCTAACAGAACAAAAGTATTTGCATGTGAATGAGTCATACAACACCATAACCTACCACTACTTAATGGTTTTGCAAGTAATCAAAGCTCAGTGGCTGCTGACAGACAGGGGCCTGCAAAATAAGGGGAATAAGTCATAAACAATTGGGGGGAATACACGCCttggcaaaaaatgaatggttggccacaaaagaaaaaaagacaagcaAGCTAAAGGCTAAGATCCCAACAGCAACATGAAAATCTCAAAAGACTCGCTTCAAAGGCAAATTCAGGCAAGAACAGGAGACATCTTGAAGATTGTCACAGACGGAAATTTTACAAGCCAAAGGCTAAGATCCCAACAGCAACATGAAAACCTCGAACTGAGCAGAGTGACAAGTATGACATTGAACAGCATCAATGCAGGAAATGAAAGAATTGAGAAGAGAACCCAAAGACTAAAGAAAAAGATCTGAAAAACAAACTCAATCCGATTATATTCTAAGCTTCCCTTCACGTAGCTACAAAAATAGATAGATTAATAGGATATTTTCACCTGGAAAACACCATGCCGAAGTTGCTCATATGAATGTGCATACATCATTGCAGCAGTAGGCCACTGCATGTACCCAGTATCACTTGTATTTTGATTTACTCCCGTCACTCCAAAAGAGTTCATAACAGCACCAGAAGGAGGCATATAGTTAAGTGAAGCTTGGGACCTCGGCATCGGAccaagaggagtaaatccagcgTCAAAATGCCCAAAAGGATGTTGAATCTTTTGCATGTTGAAGGCCATCAAACCGAAACTTTGACTAGCAGGGACATTCCTAACATACCTGTAACAGTACAGAAGATGGTTCATCAAACAAAACACCAATATTGGAATGGCATTTAATCATGCCTTGTTGGAGTTACACAGGGAGAAAGCTAAGGAAAACAAGTGTTATGGTAACAGCTACACAGCAATCTGACAGCATATGCTTGTAAATAACTTTATCAACAGCTTTTCACAACAAAGTGATGAATACTAAAATATGTCACTACTTTTTCTGTGCTTCTGAAGATAGATTGTTTTGAATGGGTAGTAAAATAGCTAATCAAAGAATTCAATCAAGGATGCTAAAAAGATCAACTCCAGTCACATTGATCTCACgctcaaaatgaagaatgcCAATGGAACAGAAAAGACCCTACCTTTCATAACTCCGATCATAATCTGGGTCAGAACGATCTTTTTCCCTGTCTTTAAGAATGGCAACCCTAGATTGTGTGCTGCCATCTCTAATGCCTGTATTCTTATCAAGATCCACCACAGGAATCCTGAACACTTCATTATCATCTCTGTTCAAAGATATATTCCTCCGGTCAGTTGAGGTCTGAGAAAATGTATCATCTGAATCAGAACCACTTGGGCTACTGAAGATCCGAGCACGTGCTCTGTCATACTGCTCCTTCCTCTCTTCCACGCTTCGCACAGGGCTTCTTTTCGCCCCTGCATCATTGGCTCCATAAGCAGATGCTTTACTAGGTCGAGGCCTGATAACAATCTTAATCTGTTCAGTCTTATCATCTTCCAACTGTTTGGCAGGAATATCTGATAAGCGGACAGCAGAGAGTCTGCTTCCTGCTGTTTTGATCACCAGTATCCTGTTTCCACTGCCATCTAAACCACCGTCCTGAACCATAGTTTGCAAACCGTAGTGTTGAGCAACACGGTGTGCAGCTAGCCGAAGGTAAGAAGTTGGGAAGTGCTGAAATTCAAAGTGTTGCTGACCAGAGTTTTGCATGAATTTCCGAATATCGAGTTCCATCCTCAAAACTGACCCATAATATAGCAGAAAATGGTGGAAAACAAATTAGATTTCCTTGCAAATtgagtggtaaaaaaaaaaaacatatctgGACAAACAAGAGGACAGctagaagatgaagacgacAATATTTAGTCCAGTAAAATCCAAAACATCATGAAGTAGTGACATCGTACATCCTTGTTAAAACAGACCATCTACTGCCAATTGTGAATATTCTGCTTGCTGCTTTAGGTATTCAAACCGTGGCATTCAACCAAAATAGTTACTTTCAACCAATGAACAAATAAAGTCAAGGTTACAAGTAAGCAGTACAGCTATAACTTGGGCATTGTCACTCAAAAGTTGCTATGAGCTGAGCAGATAGGAGAATCATATAAAGGTGTCAGACATTAGCCTCAAGTTACGGGatagcaaccaaaaaaaaaaacacaataagTGATAAGTCAACTGAACCAATGTGCAGGATAAAACCTACGCTAGCTGAACCTTTTTCATGAGCTGAGAATTCAGCCTTCAAAGTTCAATCAGAGATCTATATGAAAGAAATTACTGAGTTGGAGTGAGCATTTTTTATAAAGCAATCAATAAATGCGGTCAAGTACAGAGAAGTAAAGAGGAATGTCCAacaaagattttcttttctcatacGGCTTCAAGGGTTTTAAATGTAGTGGCATGCTAGTTCATTTAACTTGACAACTAGTGCAAGTCAATCTATTATGTGAAAGTCCACTTATCTTGCTTTCTACATTGTAACTCTTCATCCACCCATGATATATGTGAATACCATCACTCGAGGTGTAGATAGTCACTTGACCGGCCCAAGAGCAATACATTATACGAATTGCCGGGATAGCCTATTGGCTACATTAATTActatgatttttggtccgatACGATAggatgagacaatttttttcTATCGGTCGAAGGAGAGACAATTGAAGACATGTGTAAGACATTCAATACCCGACAATCCTATCTTATTGGTGTTTGGCAGGCAACTATGGGATAAAATTGATTGACTAATTAAGAACGACATTCTAGTTGAAAGACACATGGATGCGGAGAAGCATAACGAGTTTCCACATTCCGAGGTAATTAATATTGTAGGGTTAAACTTATTCAGATGCACCCAACAATTTCCATGAGACCTTATTTCCACCAGGGCCTCAAGTAGTCAATAGCAATGCATCGCCCATGGAAAAAAGCCGCAAGGCAACACATACCAAGAAAAGTCCCCACAAGAATTGCCTTTTGAGGGGATGTATTTAATCTTATGCTCCTGAGAAGACAGACCCCCAATGCTAAAATCTCCAGAACTAAGCTAATAACCAGCTGTTTCGCTGTTTCAAGATTATGTCCACTCCCAACAAGAACCAGCATTAACGACAAGCCCCCCATAACCAGATAAAATTCGTTTCACTCGATATCCTCATCTCTCTCAGCTCCGACAGAGACAATTGCTCGGAGCAGCCTCAGATCTGAAAATCCACGAAAACCCTACGTCCGATCGAGCTTCCCAAAAACCTGAACCTGCACGAAATTCTCCACCCACCCGAAAGAAATCCAAACCTTCAATGTCAAAAGCGACGAAACCCAGGACCCACCCAGACCTCTAAAGGCAACACCAAACAACGAAATTCACAATCAACACGAAACCGCGCAAGAAAAATCGGAAGCTCGCAAGCAAGGAGCTTACTGGTGAGACGATGACGAGGGTTCTGGAGAGCCTCGACGAGGAAAGGATCCACCATCGACTCCTTGTCGTTCGGAGCTGCTGCCGCCCCTGGGTCCATGGCTCTTCaactctcccttctctctctctctctctctctcttcttcttctctgtcaCCAAATctccaattctctctctcctctcacctGGAGAGAAAGGGAAGGCGAGTGTcaggaagaagaggaggcgTTGAATTCTCCGACCATCGTAGAGAGGGAAGGGCGGGGGAggggatagagagagaaaccttGCGGGGGGCTTATCTCTCAAAGGAGAGGAAAAGGGAAGTTCAAGGAAAGGAAATATTGCAGATTTTATATTGGAAAAGCCAGGATGGTCAGACAATTGGCTGGAAAACTTTTCGGTGCTCTTCGATTCTGGTGCGATTTCGCTTGTCACCAATCCAGTCTTGCCACGTAGGGAAATTTGGGAGCGCGTCGGCCACGTGGGCGGCGGTCGGTTCGGGTCGGATTTCCCTTGTCCGGGGCTGACTGCTGACGGGTCGATTAGCCAAGTCGGCCTGATCGGAGCCGGATAATCCACGCGAGAGGAGCAAAGAGGgagaaaatttcgaaaatgaaGTGGATACAATTTAGGTCTCGTACGATTAATTGAAAATCATATcgttgaaattttaaatttgacaaTATGGACctctgaaatagaaaaaaaaaattcatttatttagcgaaaaacgaataatttaaaaaataattttctaaaaattaccaTTTGTATTACTTACAAGAATTATCGTTCACAAACTTGTTTAGATATAAATAGCCATCAATAATGAAAACACTTTTTATTGACTGGTTGTTTCAATTgttataagcaatcatttttttaaaaaatcacaaacaacCGGAGCTTATAAGAGCTTGTTTAATTACATTTAATAGAAGTTGTAGTGCTTCTTGTAGTTTCTCCTCTTATCTTGTCCTTTAAATGTGTAAACGATGGATAATGTTGTTAATTATCCGTCGAATGTCTTTTATATTTAAGAGTTTATATTAAAATGTCAAATTATATTATACtggtaaatgaaaaataaacatgTCCCATGTGCACCTAACTCGTTCTTTAGTCAACCGgttgtgtaatttttttcttttaaccaaATGGATTATGTAAATGAAACCGATAAGGGCAATTTTGACGAACAAATCATCCATCAGTAAGTGTCATTAGTATGCTGACGAGTAAACAAACAAGTAGAGTATTAGACGGGATCACTTACTTATCCGGTAATCTAATTTTGGCAAAACATCACTTTATTAGTATCTCGTCGGACACGCAATGGTGCTACCACTATCTAAAAGATCGAACATGCATTGGTACCTAAATCGGTACGAACGTCACTTGTCACATCCTTCTATCATCTCTCGTCCATAGACTGTCACTTGTCCAATGCAGCTCGCGGATCGATCATCAATAGTGACATACGAGTTATAATCGGAGACTCAAGTACGATATCTTCTTCCTTATATTTATCCAAATATACACCATTCTTGATTCTAGGTTCAAATTCCTTCTCCTTCAAATTCCAATCGTCTTCGGTGCTAACTTAAGCATCGGAGACCATCGGGGTGCAAAGAATGGATGCGTTAACTCAATTGTTATGAGGATGTTCACACAAAACGATTCAAACTTAGGACCAAAAGTTGTTAGACGAATATGTCAAATATTTAAATGGGAAGGCAATATGGCATAGCAAAATTCGAACTCAAAACCCTCCACTCTGATAtaatgtgagattttgtgggactatTATCGATTATCTtaaaaatttaagctgttaGACGAATGAGCAGTTCAATATTTAAATACTCTAATGGGCGGAGGTCAAATAGTGAGAGAGGTCCCATGATGGCGGCGAGGAGTGATCGTGCCTCGAGACCGTGGATTGTGCTATGCGAGTGAGAGGAGAAAGCAGAGTTAAGGAAGAAGTTTGGGGGTGGAGGAGGCGTGAGAGGATTAGAAAATAAGGGGAAAGGGTGTTTTTACGCCCTAtgtgaatttgatatttttaaggACCGAGATTCAAAACCTCTATCATTTTCATGtttagagaaaaatcaaaatgtaaaATTAAGTACTGCAAGAAACAAGATTTATGATTAGTGCAGAATTGAATTATCTAGCGATAGTTAGCATGAGATTCCACTTTCACATGCCTAACATTACATAACTATGAAAACCCAATTCAGTTACCGTCGTCGGTTGCCATCGTTGGTCGCCGCTTTCCATATCTGCGAAGGTCTCTATCGCCACCATTCGCTAGGCATCACTATAGTTGTCGCTATCGATTAAAAGTATCCCTTTATAGAAGGCTAAAACTTTTGCAATCTAAAAAAGGAATCTCgttatgaaaaattgaaaatccatTTGCAAATTTCTTACCGCGAAACTAAACGAGACTTTAAATTCTTGTTTTCATATCGATACTCTTTTGCAAAAATACATAAACGGGGGAATCACGAGGCGAGGTGGGGCTAATAACCACAATCCCCATGAAACTATCCTCACTAAAAGAAAGACCATTTTCTCATAGTAAGGATGAAATTCTCAGGGAAATCATTTTGTacatcaatatttttcattagcaaAGCTGAACGTAGTTAACAGAAAGTCTCGATTGCattaatttaacaagttttataactcaattatactttttataaattttttgactcaattgcattttcgtgataaattttaaaacttctaaTGAACATATCTTTATATTTTACTGCACCGTACACTTTGAAATatccgaaagaaaaaaaaaaaaaaagcagccgAAAGATTCTTTTTAGGAACTCATGTCTTAACTCATAGTAAACTCTCAATTAAGCCCCATGATGTCAATTCTCGTTACACTTAAATAAATGGTCTAAAAACGGTGTATCTCCTTTTCCTTGAGGTCTTCTCTTGAAGCTTGGTTTATATAAGGAGTTTTATCAATGCATAATGTATATTTGACTTGATTCTAGTTTTACTCTAGGCTGAAGCCAACCGAAACATAGAACAAAGCAAGATCGAAGTCTACAGAGGTTCCGTAAAGTTGCGACACCCGTGATGCTCTCGAAGACCGTTAAACTCGATGGAAAACTTTTGGACGCTAGCTCGTAATTACTAAATTGGATAACTCTGATAAGGCGTCCGATGTGCAAGCTTCTTGTGCCATTTCCTAAATAATTCAAGGGCAATGTCGGATTCAATATACTTTTTCGGTGACGTTGGAAGAAGCTTAAGCCGCAACAGAAATTGAGCAAAATCAACTATTGGTGGAGCAAATTGCAttgagctgtttttttttttccctttcagtcTTGCTATTGAGTGTTTTCGTGCACTTGATAATCCTATTTCATAGAGAAATGTTGTTATTCGCAAGGTACTGATTGCACACAACACGAGAAAGATAATCCAAATGACAAATTTCTTCATCGAGGTGAGTAAGAT is a genomic window containing:
- the LOC115729874 gene encoding R3H domain-containing protein 2-like, with the translated sequence MDPGAAAAPNDKESMVDPFLVEALQNPRHRLTILRMELDIRKFMQNSGQQHFEFQHFPTSYLRLAAHRVAQHYGLQTMVQDGGLDGSGNRILVIKTAGSRLSAVRLSDIPAKQLEDDKTEQIKIVIRPRPSKASAYGANDAGAKRSPVRSVEERKEQYDRARARIFSSPSGSDSDDTFSQTSTDRRNISLNRDDNEVFRIPVVDLDKNTGIRDGSTQSRVAILKDREKDRSDPDYDRSYERYVRNVPASQSFGLMAFNMQKIQHPFGHFDAGFTPLGPMPRSQASLNYMPPSGAVMNSFGVTGVNQNTSDTGYMQWPTAAMMYAHSYEQLRHGVFQAPVCQQPLSFDYLQNH